A stretch of DNA from Triticum dicoccoides isolate Atlit2015 ecotype Zavitan unplaced genomic scaffold, WEW_v2.0 scaffold4326, whole genome shotgun sequence:
TGGCAATTACAGCTCTCATGCATGTCTTGCACATGCTATTGCTAGTACTACTACTTTCTTAAACTGTGGTTTGGAACTAATTCTGGGCATACCAAGCAGCTGGGAGGACCGACGTGGACTGTTCTTCTCGGGAGGAGGGACTCCACCACTGCAAGCAAGACCAACGCGGAAAATGACCTGCCACCTcctaccttcgacctccaaaacctCACCACCTTGTTCGGCAACAAGCAGCTCAGCATGACAGACATGGTCGCGCTCTCAGGTACACACTGCTAATATGCTTTCTCTCATCTCAAACTTTACGACAAAGACTAGCAAGAGCTATTCTGACAGGATCTACGAGAAATATGCCGTGACCTTGTTCTGTGCTCTCGATCTATCTGCAGGCGCCCACACGATCGGGCAATCGCAGTGCCGGTTCTTCAGGGACAGGATCTACAACGAGACCAACATCGACACTACCTTCGCGACATCTCTCAGAGCCAACTGCCCCCGGTCCGGCGGCGATAACAGCCTAGCGCCGCTGGACAATGGCACCCCCAACGGGTTCGACAACGCCTACTACACCAACCTCATGTCCCAAAAGGGGCTGCTGCACTCGGACCAGGTGCTGTTCAACGGAGGCGGCGCCGACAACACGGTCAGGAGCTTCTCGTCCAGCGCCGCGACGTTCAACAACGCCTTCACGACGGCCATGATAAACATGGGGAACATCGCGCCCAAGACGGGGACGCAGGGGCAGATCAGGCTCGTCTGCTCCAAGGTCAACTCCTGATCTCCGCGCTGGCGCTCTTCTGCTGCGCATGAACTAAATAAGGTCTTGGAGACCAGTACCAGCACCTACGGAGTACGTGTGTAGGGTGGGTGAAAATTGTAtcggtgcatgcgtgcgtgtgtcctCATGTGTAACGAATTCTCGTGCAAAGGCATGGAGGATTCCTTTCGTTTATCTCAGTATGTCATACTGCGAGATGATGAAAAAATGGCAAAAATAGATTCGAACTTGTGACCAAGTGCTAGCGACCGCGCACACGTCGCCAACAGAAAAGACTAGCGGAGTTGGTTAAAGTGCAGCGCATGTATTAAAGAATTAAACCTGACTTGTGCGCTGTAGCTAACAGGAACCAATTACTGCAGTGAACCCAAAATTACTTGTTGTATTGATTTGTTCTAAAGTATAGTTTCTTTGAATGTGTCTCTTTAGAAAAGTGCGCacattttttgaattcgtgaaAAAATAGAGACAAGAACGTTTTTCGAATATGTGAACAAAAAAATTGAAAAGTCAGAAGTTATTTTTGTGATAAcgtgaacagtttttgaatttgtgaacaaattatgaAATTCTGAACAAATTTGAAACCGTGTGAACTAATTATGAAATTCCAAAGAAATTTGtaaccatgaacattttttgaatttgtgaagaaATTATGAAATTCCAAAC
This window harbors:
- the LOC119346543 gene encoding peroxidase 2-like → MASASCLGLVVLVAMASAASAQLSSTFYDTSCPNALATIKAGVTAAVQNEARMGASLVRLHFHDCFVDGCDGSVLLADTGSFIGEQGAAPNNNSIRGMNVIDNIKTQVEAVCKQTVSCADILAVAARDSVVALGGPTWTVLLGRRDSTTASKTNAENDLPPPTFDLQNLTTLFGNKQLSMTDMVALSGAHTIGQSQCRFFRDRIYNETNIDTTFATSLRANCPRSGGDNSLAPLDNGTPNGFDNAYYTNLMSQKGLLHSDQVLFNGGGADNTVRSFSSSAATFNNAFTTAMINMGNIAPKTGTQGQIRLVCSKVNS